A genomic region of Colletes latitarsis isolate SP2378_abdomen chromosome 7, iyColLati1, whole genome shotgun sequence contains the following coding sequences:
- the Alh gene encoding coiled coil domain containing protein Alhambra isoform X3, whose protein sequence is MKEMLGGCCVCSDERGWTENPLVYCDGQGCTVAVHQACYGIVTVPTGPWYCRKCESQERSARVRCELCPSRDGALKRTDQAGWAHVVCALYIPEVRFGNVTTMEPIILQLIPTERFSKSCYICEEQGRGSRANVGACMQCNKTGCRQQFHVTCAQALGLLCEEAGNYLDNVKYCGYCQHHYSKLKKGGNVKTIPPYKPIPADNGSSDSSPEKEAETPIKSSSSGKRKSSSSKSATNSKNKSNTSPSLEINGVADDKSSSGRNTPKDNTTNSSKFTTSNFVETIVTQSESVFGHDGTTSTTTTVTAATVKSGSNSNSGHKNSGQLKSNSSSSNKSSIHSKKRKTGARTPTVIGNENSNQSVSSEASGSVVVAVSSVVQQAVSSNNVVQTTITEATSLSTTTEPEKSKKLKVESPIQSLSNTPVSTESTTTPVIMAVTQSQSSIVTQSPTTTSNSIVVSVPLTATSLPNTVQSVVTSAPTLYQQLQQSIITTAATAELRSSAMLNSERFTPEEAPAKRSRSQSSDKQERARKPKRGSSNSQPALPQSQSQPPPTASSVVTSVSSSSAVTTSRRGGRNSHQTPPPAVTVAPVPSIIQGPTLSGGHFSSVNSGLVNTMGPTVKESPPSSPGSESMSSNGPGRRKRKSASAASTTPTPSASSTPTLTNPKEEKDVKLFQNGVSAPHMLGNQLNPTSTMAQKMSDTLSQELEAHSIFTEANNSTTNLVGPQLHSRVIASQIRSNQTGAPPTSFSSVFNTTSNTNPNSSTSTIGAGSITGSLGGGAIPQTLDQLLERQWEQGSQFLMEQAQHFDIASLLSCLHQLRAENLRLEEHVNSLLQRRDHLLAVNARLAIPLTTQPSTHPANNIHPTVNPSHPNVPHPDVPPGAAASVPRVNREPRVNNTYMPHSSSSNHSATLENGLPPDPSPPAAASLSQYQHRTSLVAPQPSSTIRHSPAGTAYHQGQPSNIVSPAPASNSGVVRNSSVTPDPLRGVPRSVPQTLSNYMPSMYQSTMSNLTNNQVGNVHNLHSHGPSPPSHGPPGKPS, encoded by the exons ATGAAGGAGATGCTTGGAGGGTGCTGCGTGTGTTCTGACGAGAGGGGTTGGACTGAAAATCCGTTGGTGTACTGCGATGGCCAAGGTTGCACCGTTGCCGTACATCAAG CTTGTTATGGTATCGTTACGGTACCGACTGGACCATGGTACTGCAGAAAATGCGAATCACAGGAACGAAGTGCACGCGTG CGTTGTGAGTTGTGTCCAAGTCGAGACGGAGCTCTTAAGAGAACGGATCAGGCTGGTTGGGCACACGTTGTTTGCGCACTATATATACCAGAAGTTCGATTTGGAAATGTGACAACAATGGAGCCAATTATTTTGCAACTTATACCGACGGAAAGATTTAGTAAA TCGTGCTATATCTGCGAGGAGCAAGGAAGAGGTAGTAGAGCAAATGTGGGAGCCTGTATGCAATGCAACAAGACAGGCTGCAGGCAGCAATTTCATGTTACGTGTGCGCAGGCTCTTGGCTTGCTCTGCGAAGAAGCTGGCAACTATCTTGATAACGTTAAGTACTGCGGATATTGTCAGCATCACTATTCAAAATTG AAAAAGGGTGGTAATGTAAAAACTATACCACCTTACAAGCCAATACCTGCTGATAATGGCTCGTCAGACTCGTCTCCTGAAAAGGAAGCAGAAACACCAATAAAATCTTCGTCAAGTGGTAAACGAAAGAGTTCAAGTTCCAAATCCGCTACCAATTCTAAAAACAAATCTAATACTAGTCCAAGTCTAGAAATAAATGGCGTTGCTGACGACAAAAGCAGCAGCGGTCGTAATACACCCAAAGACAACACCACAAATTCCAGTAAATTCACAACTTCCAACTTCGTAGAGACAATCGTCACCCAATCGGAGAGTGTGTTTGGACATGACGGCACTACTTCCACTACTACCACAGTAACCGCTGCGACGGTTAAATCGGGATCGAACTCGAACTCGGGCCACAAAAACAGTGGCCAATTGAAATCGAATTCGTCGTCGTCGAACAAGTCCTCGATCCACAGTAAAAAGAGAAAAACCGGAGCACGTACGCCAACGGTGATAGGGAATGAAAACTCGAACCAATCGGTCAGCTCAGAAGCCAGCGGTTCAGTCGTGGTTGCTGTCAGTTCCGTTGTACAGCAGGCGGTTTCGAGCAACAATGTAGTACAGACAACCATAACAGAAGCCACGAGCCTGAGCACAACCACCGAGCCAGAAAAATCGAAAAag CTGAAGGTTGAGAGCCCTATTCAGTCACTGTCCAACACCCCAGTCAGTACCGAATCAACTACTACACCTGTGATAATGGCTGTAACGCAGTCCCAATCGTCGATTGTTACCCAGTCGCCGACAACTACGTCGAACAGCATAGTCGTCTCCGTTCCATTAACTGCAACGTCGCTTCCTAATACGGTGCAGAGCGTAGTAACGAGCGCTCCTACGCTGTATCAGCAACTGCAACAGAGCATTATTACTACTGCGGCAACCGCGGAACTAAGGTCGAGTGCTATGTTAAATTCGGAGAGATTTACTCCGGAAGAAGCTCCTGCTAAGAGATCTCG CTCTCAGTCGTCAGATAAACAGGAAAGAGCACGCAAACCAAAGCGTGGATCGTCGAATAGTCAACCAGCACTGCCACAGTCACAGTCACAACCACCACCAACAGCTTCTTCTGTAGTAACGTCGGTATCTAGTAGCTCAGCAGTAACAACGTCTAGACGAGGAGGGAGAAACAGTCATCAGACTCCTCCACCAGCTGTAACTGTAGCACCTGTACCGTCTATTATTCAAGGACCCACATTAAGTGGTGGACACTTTAGCAGCGTCAATTCTGGTTTGGTAAATACAATGGGTCCTACTGTGAAAGAGTCTCCTCCAAGCAGTCCAGGATCTGAGAGTATGAGTAGTAATGGACCAGGAAGACGAAAGAGGAAAAGTGCCAGTGCAGCCTCTACAACGCCTACACCTTCTGCATCCAGTACTCCAACACTTACAAATCCTAAAGAAGAAAAAGATGTCAAGCT GTTTCAAAATGGAGTTAGTGCACCACACATGTTAGGAAATCAATTGAATCCAACTTCAACGATGGCGCAAAAGATGTCAGACACCCTGTCACAAGAGCTGGAAGCACATTCTATTTTTACAGAAGCAAATAATTCTACAACGAATTTAGTCGGCCCCCAGCTACACAGTCGGGTGATCGCATCT CAGATACGATCCAATCAGACAGGTGCACCGCCTACATCGTTTTCTTCAGTTTTTAATACGACAAGCAATACCAATCCTAATAGCAGTACCAGTACTATTGGTGCTGGTTCCATTACCGGTTCACTGGGAGGCGGAGCAATACCTCAAACACTGGATCAACTTTTAGAAAGACAATGGGAACAAGGAAGTCAATTTTTGATGGAGCAAGCCCAGCACTTTGACA TCGCTTCTCTACTTTCGTGTCTTCATCAATTAAGAGCTGAGAACCTTAGGCTAGAAGAACATGTAAATAGTCTTTTACAAAGGAGAGATCACTTATTGGCTGTGAACGCTAGACTTGCTATTCCGCTGACAACTCAGCCTAGTACGCATCCAG CAAACAATATACATCCGACTGTTAATCCGTCTCATCCCAACGTTCCACATCCCGACGTTCCACCAGGAGCCGCGGCTTCCGTTCCGAGAGTGAACCGTGAACCACGAGTAAATAACACGTACATGCCTCATTCGAGTTCGAGTAATCATTCGGCAACGTTGGAAAATGGTTTACCGCCGGATCCTTCACCCCCAGCTGCGGCGTCTCTATCTCAATATCAACACCGGACTTCGTTGGTCGCACCTCAACCTAGTTCAACGATCAG ACACAGCCCGGCGGGAACCGCGTACCATCAGGGGCAACCAAGTAACATAGTGTCCCCGGCACCTGCTAGCAATTCGGGAGTTGTCAGAAACTCATCTGTTACACCAGATCCATTGCGTGGAGTGCCAAG GTCAGTTCCACAGACGTTGAGCAATTACATGCCTTCCATGTACCAATCCACTATGTCCAATCTGACAAATAATCAAGTAGGTAATGTTCATAACCTTCATTCTCATGGACCTTCTCCACCCAGCCATGGACCACCAGGGAAACCTAGCTGA
- the Alh gene encoding coiled coil domain containing protein Alhambra isoform X6 — MKEMLGGCCVCSDERGWTENPLVYCDGQGCTVAVHQACYGIVTVPTGPWYCRKCESQERSARVRCELCPSRDGALKRTDQAGWAHVVCALYIPEVRFGNVTTMEPIILQLIPTERFSKSCYICEEQGRGSRANVGACMQCNKTGCRQQFHVTCAQALGLLCEEAGNYLDNVKYCGYCQHHYSKLKKGGNVKTIPPYKPIPADNGSSDSSPEKEAETPIKSSSSETIVTQSESVFGHDGTTSTTTTVTAATVKSGSNSNSGHKNSGQLKSNSSSSNKSSIHSKKRKTGARTPTVIGNENSNQSVSSEASGSVVVAVSSVVQQAVSSNNVVQTTITEATSLSTTTEPEKSKKLKVESPIQSLSNTPVSTESTTTPVIMAVTQSQSSIVTQSPTTTSNSIVVSVPLTATSLPNTVQSVVTSAPTLYQQLQQSIITTAATAELRSSAMLNSERFTPEEAPAKRSRSQSSDKQERARKPKRGSSNSQPALPQSQSQPPPTASSVVTSVSSSSAVTTSRRGGRNSHQTPPPAVTVAPVPSIIQGPTLSGGHFSSVNSGLVNTMGPTVKESPPSSPGSESMSSNGPGRRKRKSASAASTTPTPSASSTPTLTNPKEEKDVKLFQNGVSAPHMLGNQLNPTSTMAQKMSDTLSQELEAHSIFTEANNSTTNLVGPQLHSRVIASQIRSNQTGAPPTSFSSVFNTTSNTNPNSSTSTIGAGSITGSLGGGAIPQTLDQLLERQWEQGSQFLMEQAQHFDSEFASLLSCLHQLRAENLRLEEHVNSLLQRRDHLLAVNARLAIPLTTQPSTHPANNIHPTVNPSHPNVPHPDVPPGAAASVPRVNREPRVNNTYMPHSSSSNHSATLENGLPPDPSPPAAASLSQYQHRTSLVAPQPSSTIRHSPAGTAYHQGQPSNIVSPAPASNSGVVRNSSVTPDPLRGVPRSVPQTLSNYMPSMYQSTMSNLTNNQVGNVHNLHSHGPSPPSHGPPGKPS; from the exons ATGAAGGAGATGCTTGGAGGGTGCTGCGTGTGTTCTGACGAGAGGGGTTGGACTGAAAATCCGTTGGTGTACTGCGATGGCCAAGGTTGCACCGTTGCCGTACATCAAG CTTGTTATGGTATCGTTACGGTACCGACTGGACCATGGTACTGCAGAAAATGCGAATCACAGGAACGAAGTGCACGCGTG CGTTGTGAGTTGTGTCCAAGTCGAGACGGAGCTCTTAAGAGAACGGATCAGGCTGGTTGGGCACACGTTGTTTGCGCACTATATATACCAGAAGTTCGATTTGGAAATGTGACAACAATGGAGCCAATTATTTTGCAACTTATACCGACGGAAAGATTTAGTAAA TCGTGCTATATCTGCGAGGAGCAAGGAAGAGGTAGTAGAGCAAATGTGGGAGCCTGTATGCAATGCAACAAGACAGGCTGCAGGCAGCAATTTCATGTTACGTGTGCGCAGGCTCTTGGCTTGCTCTGCGAAGAAGCTGGCAACTATCTTGATAACGTTAAGTACTGCGGATATTGTCAGCATCACTATTCAAAATTG AAAAAGGGTGGTAATGTAAAAACTATACCACCTTACAAGCCAATACCTGCTGATAATGGCTCGTCAGACTCGTCTCCTGAAAAGGAAGCAGAAACACCAATAAAATCTTCGTCAAGTG AGACAATCGTCACCCAATCGGAGAGTGTGTTTGGACATGACGGCACTACTTCCACTACTACCACAGTAACCGCTGCGACGGTTAAATCGGGATCGAACTCGAACTCGGGCCACAAAAACAGTGGCCAATTGAAATCGAATTCGTCGTCGTCGAACAAGTCCTCGATCCACAGTAAAAAGAGAAAAACCGGAGCACGTACGCCAACGGTGATAGGGAATGAAAACTCGAACCAATCGGTCAGCTCAGAAGCCAGCGGTTCAGTCGTGGTTGCTGTCAGTTCCGTTGTACAGCAGGCGGTTTCGAGCAACAATGTAGTACAGACAACCATAACAGAAGCCACGAGCCTGAGCACAACCACCGAGCCAGAAAAATCGAAAAag CTGAAGGTTGAGAGCCCTATTCAGTCACTGTCCAACACCCCAGTCAGTACCGAATCAACTACTACACCTGTGATAATGGCTGTAACGCAGTCCCAATCGTCGATTGTTACCCAGTCGCCGACAACTACGTCGAACAGCATAGTCGTCTCCGTTCCATTAACTGCAACGTCGCTTCCTAATACGGTGCAGAGCGTAGTAACGAGCGCTCCTACGCTGTATCAGCAACTGCAACAGAGCATTATTACTACTGCGGCAACCGCGGAACTAAGGTCGAGTGCTATGTTAAATTCGGAGAGATTTACTCCGGAAGAAGCTCCTGCTAAGAGATCTCG CTCTCAGTCGTCAGATAAACAGGAAAGAGCACGCAAACCAAAGCGTGGATCGTCGAATAGTCAACCAGCACTGCCACAGTCACAGTCACAACCACCACCAACAGCTTCTTCTGTAGTAACGTCGGTATCTAGTAGCTCAGCAGTAACAACGTCTAGACGAGGAGGGAGAAACAGTCATCAGACTCCTCCACCAGCTGTAACTGTAGCACCTGTACCGTCTATTATTCAAGGACCCACATTAAGTGGTGGACACTTTAGCAGCGTCAATTCTGGTTTGGTAAATACAATGGGTCCTACTGTGAAAGAGTCTCCTCCAAGCAGTCCAGGATCTGAGAGTATGAGTAGTAATGGACCAGGAAGACGAAAGAGGAAAAGTGCCAGTGCAGCCTCTACAACGCCTACACCTTCTGCATCCAGTACTCCAACACTTACAAATCCTAAAGAAGAAAAAGATGTCAAGCT GTTTCAAAATGGAGTTAGTGCACCACACATGTTAGGAAATCAATTGAATCCAACTTCAACGATGGCGCAAAAGATGTCAGACACCCTGTCACAAGAGCTGGAAGCACATTCTATTTTTACAGAAGCAAATAATTCTACAACGAATTTAGTCGGCCCCCAGCTACACAGTCGGGTGATCGCATCT CAGATACGATCCAATCAGACAGGTGCACCGCCTACATCGTTTTCTTCAGTTTTTAATACGACAAGCAATACCAATCCTAATAGCAGTACCAGTACTATTGGTGCTGGTTCCATTACCGGTTCACTGGGAGGCGGAGCAATACCTCAAACACTGGATCAACTTTTAGAAAGACAATGGGAACAAGGAAGTCAATTTTTGATGGAGCAAGCCCAGCACTTTGACAGTGAGT TCGCTTCTCTACTTTCGTGTCTTCATCAATTAAGAGCTGAGAACCTTAGGCTAGAAGAACATGTAAATAGTCTTTTACAAAGGAGAGATCACTTATTGGCTGTGAACGCTAGACTTGCTATTCCGCTGACAACTCAGCCTAGTACGCATCCAG CAAACAATATACATCCGACTGTTAATCCGTCTCATCCCAACGTTCCACATCCCGACGTTCCACCAGGAGCCGCGGCTTCCGTTCCGAGAGTGAACCGTGAACCACGAGTAAATAACACGTACATGCCTCATTCGAGTTCGAGTAATCATTCGGCAACGTTGGAAAATGGTTTACCGCCGGATCCTTCACCCCCAGCTGCGGCGTCTCTATCTCAATATCAACACCGGACTTCGTTGGTCGCACCTCAACCTAGTTCAACGATCAG ACACAGCCCGGCGGGAACCGCGTACCATCAGGGGCAACCAAGTAACATAGTGTCCCCGGCACCTGCTAGCAATTCGGGAGTTGTCAGAAACTCATCTGTTACACCAGATCCATTGCGTGGAGTGCCAAG GTCAGTTCCACAGACGTTGAGCAATTACATGCCTTCCATGTACCAATCCACTATGTCCAATCTGACAAATAATCAAGTAGGTAATGTTCATAACCTTCATTCTCATGGACCTTCTCCACCCAGCCATGGACCACCAGGGAAACCTAGCTGA
- the Alh gene encoding coiled coil domain containing protein Alhambra isoform X2: MKEMLGGCCVCSDERGWTENPLVYCDGQGCTVAVHQACYGIVTVPTGPWYCRKCESQERSARVRCELCPSRDGALKRTDQAGWAHVVCALYIPEVRFGNVTTMEPIILQLIPTERFSKSCYICEEQGRGSRANVGACMQCNKTGCRQQFHVTCAQALGLLCEEAGNYLDNVKYCGYCQHHYSKLKKGGNVKTIPPYKPIPADNGSSDSSPEKEAETPIKSSSSGKRKSSSSKSATNSKNKSNTSPSLEINGVADDKSSSGRNTPKDNTTNSSKFTTSNFVETIVTQSESVFGHDGTTSTTTTVTAATVKSGSNSNSGHKNSGQLKSNSSSSNKSSIHSKKRKTGARTPTVIGNENSNQSVSSEASGSVVVAVSSVVQQAVSSNNVVQTTITEATSLSTTTEPEKSKKLKVESPIQSLSNTPVSTESTTTPVIMAVTQSQSSIVTQSPTTTSNSIVVSVPLTATSLPNTVQSVVTSAPTLYQQLQQSIITTAATAELRSSAMLNSERFTPEEAPAKRSRSQSSDKQERARKPKRGSSNSQPALPQSQSQPPPTASSVVTSVSSSSAVTTSRRGGRNSHQTPPPAVTVAPVPSIIQGPTLSGGHFSSVNSGLVNTMGPTVKESPPSSPGSESMSSNGPGRRKRKSASAASTTPTPSASSTPTLTNPKEEKDVKLFQNGVSAPHMLGNQLNPTSTMAQKMSDTLSQELEAHSIFTEANNSTTNLVGPQLHSRVIASIRSNQTGAPPTSFSSVFNTTSNTNPNSSTSTIGAGSITGSLGGGAIPQTLDQLLERQWEQGSQFLMEQAQHFDSEFASLLSCLHQLRAENLRLEEHVNSLLQRRDHLLAVNARLAIPLTTQPSTHPANNIHPTVNPSHPNVPHPDVPPGAAASVPRVNREPRVNNTYMPHSSSSNHSATLENGLPPDPSPPAAASLSQYQHRTSLVAPQPSSTIRHSPAGTAYHQGQPSNIVSPAPASNSGVVRNSSVTPDPLRGVPRSVPQTLSNYMPSMYQSTMSNLTNNQVGNVHNLHSHGPSPPSHGPPGKPS; this comes from the exons ATGAAGGAGATGCTTGGAGGGTGCTGCGTGTGTTCTGACGAGAGGGGTTGGACTGAAAATCCGTTGGTGTACTGCGATGGCCAAGGTTGCACCGTTGCCGTACATCAAG CTTGTTATGGTATCGTTACGGTACCGACTGGACCATGGTACTGCAGAAAATGCGAATCACAGGAACGAAGTGCACGCGTG CGTTGTGAGTTGTGTCCAAGTCGAGACGGAGCTCTTAAGAGAACGGATCAGGCTGGTTGGGCACACGTTGTTTGCGCACTATATATACCAGAAGTTCGATTTGGAAATGTGACAACAATGGAGCCAATTATTTTGCAACTTATACCGACGGAAAGATTTAGTAAA TCGTGCTATATCTGCGAGGAGCAAGGAAGAGGTAGTAGAGCAAATGTGGGAGCCTGTATGCAATGCAACAAGACAGGCTGCAGGCAGCAATTTCATGTTACGTGTGCGCAGGCTCTTGGCTTGCTCTGCGAAGAAGCTGGCAACTATCTTGATAACGTTAAGTACTGCGGATATTGTCAGCATCACTATTCAAAATTG AAAAAGGGTGGTAATGTAAAAACTATACCACCTTACAAGCCAATACCTGCTGATAATGGCTCGTCAGACTCGTCTCCTGAAAAGGAAGCAGAAACACCAATAAAATCTTCGTCAAGTGGTAAACGAAAGAGTTCAAGTTCCAAATCCGCTACCAATTCTAAAAACAAATCTAATACTAGTCCAAGTCTAGAAATAAATGGCGTTGCTGACGACAAAAGCAGCAGCGGTCGTAATACACCCAAAGACAACACCACAAATTCCAGTAAATTCACAACTTCCAACTTCGTAGAGACAATCGTCACCCAATCGGAGAGTGTGTTTGGACATGACGGCACTACTTCCACTACTACCACAGTAACCGCTGCGACGGTTAAATCGGGATCGAACTCGAACTCGGGCCACAAAAACAGTGGCCAATTGAAATCGAATTCGTCGTCGTCGAACAAGTCCTCGATCCACAGTAAAAAGAGAAAAACCGGAGCACGTACGCCAACGGTGATAGGGAATGAAAACTCGAACCAATCGGTCAGCTCAGAAGCCAGCGGTTCAGTCGTGGTTGCTGTCAGTTCCGTTGTACAGCAGGCGGTTTCGAGCAACAATGTAGTACAGACAACCATAACAGAAGCCACGAGCCTGAGCACAACCACCGAGCCAGAAAAATCGAAAAag CTGAAGGTTGAGAGCCCTATTCAGTCACTGTCCAACACCCCAGTCAGTACCGAATCAACTACTACACCTGTGATAATGGCTGTAACGCAGTCCCAATCGTCGATTGTTACCCAGTCGCCGACAACTACGTCGAACAGCATAGTCGTCTCCGTTCCATTAACTGCAACGTCGCTTCCTAATACGGTGCAGAGCGTAGTAACGAGCGCTCCTACGCTGTATCAGCAACTGCAACAGAGCATTATTACTACTGCGGCAACCGCGGAACTAAGGTCGAGTGCTATGTTAAATTCGGAGAGATTTACTCCGGAAGAAGCTCCTGCTAAGAGATCTCG CTCTCAGTCGTCAGATAAACAGGAAAGAGCACGCAAACCAAAGCGTGGATCGTCGAATAGTCAACCAGCACTGCCACAGTCACAGTCACAACCACCACCAACAGCTTCTTCTGTAGTAACGTCGGTATCTAGTAGCTCAGCAGTAACAACGTCTAGACGAGGAGGGAGAAACAGTCATCAGACTCCTCCACCAGCTGTAACTGTAGCACCTGTACCGTCTATTATTCAAGGACCCACATTAAGTGGTGGACACTTTAGCAGCGTCAATTCTGGTTTGGTAAATACAATGGGTCCTACTGTGAAAGAGTCTCCTCCAAGCAGTCCAGGATCTGAGAGTATGAGTAGTAATGGACCAGGAAGACGAAAGAGGAAAAGTGCCAGTGCAGCCTCTACAACGCCTACACCTTCTGCATCCAGTACTCCAACACTTACAAATCCTAAAGAAGAAAAAGATGTCAAGCT GTTTCAAAATGGAGTTAGTGCACCACACATGTTAGGAAATCAATTGAATCCAACTTCAACGATGGCGCAAAAGATGTCAGACACCCTGTCACAAGAGCTGGAAGCACATTCTATTTTTACAGAAGCAAATAATTCTACAACGAATTTAGTCGGCCCCCAGCTACACAGTCGGGTGATCGCATCT ATACGATCCAATCAGACAGGTGCACCGCCTACATCGTTTTCTTCAGTTTTTAATACGACAAGCAATACCAATCCTAATAGCAGTACCAGTACTATTGGTGCTGGTTCCATTACCGGTTCACTGGGAGGCGGAGCAATACCTCAAACACTGGATCAACTTTTAGAAAGACAATGGGAACAAGGAAGTCAATTTTTGATGGAGCAAGCCCAGCACTTTGACAGTGAGT TCGCTTCTCTACTTTCGTGTCTTCATCAATTAAGAGCTGAGAACCTTAGGCTAGAAGAACATGTAAATAGTCTTTTACAAAGGAGAGATCACTTATTGGCTGTGAACGCTAGACTTGCTATTCCGCTGACAACTCAGCCTAGTACGCATCCAG CAAACAATATACATCCGACTGTTAATCCGTCTCATCCCAACGTTCCACATCCCGACGTTCCACCAGGAGCCGCGGCTTCCGTTCCGAGAGTGAACCGTGAACCACGAGTAAATAACACGTACATGCCTCATTCGAGTTCGAGTAATCATTCGGCAACGTTGGAAAATGGTTTACCGCCGGATCCTTCACCCCCAGCTGCGGCGTCTCTATCTCAATATCAACACCGGACTTCGTTGGTCGCACCTCAACCTAGTTCAACGATCAG ACACAGCCCGGCGGGAACCGCGTACCATCAGGGGCAACCAAGTAACATAGTGTCCCCGGCACCTGCTAGCAATTCGGGAGTTGTCAGAAACTCATCTGTTACACCAGATCCATTGCGTGGAGTGCCAAG GTCAGTTCCACAGACGTTGAGCAATTACATGCCTTCCATGTACCAATCCACTATGTCCAATCTGACAAATAATCAAGTAGGTAATGTTCATAACCTTCATTCTCATGGACCTTCTCCACCCAGCCATGGACCACCAGGGAAACCTAGCTGA